The Trichosurus vulpecula isolate mTriVul1 chromosome 3, mTriVul1.pri, whole genome shotgun sequence genome includes a window with the following:
- the PANK3 gene encoding pantothenate kinase 3 — protein MKIKDAKKPSFPWFGMDIGGTLVKLAYFEPIDITAEEEQEEVESLKSIRKYLTSNVAYGLTGVRDVHLELKDLTLFGRRGNLHFIRFPTHDLPTFIQMGRDKNFSTLHTVLCATGGGAYKFEKDFRMIGNLQLHKLDELDCLVKGLLYIDSVSFNGQAECYYFSNASEPERCQKMPFNLDDPYPLLVVNIGSGVSILAVHSKDNYKRVTGTSLGGGTFLGLCSLLTGCESFEEALEMASKGDSTHADKLVRDIYGGDYERFGLPGWAVASSFGNMIYKEKRESVSKEDLARATLVTITNNIGSIARMCAVNEKINRVVFVGNFLRVNTLSMKLLAYALDYWSKGQLKALFLEHEGYFGAVGALLGLPNFS, from the exons ATGAAgatcaaagatgccaaaaagcCCT CTTTCCCATGGTTTGGCATGGACATAGGAGGCACTCTTGTGAAACTTGCATATTTTGAACCCATTGATATTACAGCAGAGGAGGAGCAAGAAGAAGTTGAAAGTTTGAAAAGTATCCGGAAATATCTGACTTCTAATGTAGCCTATGGGTTGACCGGAGTTAGGGATGTTCATCTTGAACTGAAAGATTTGACACTCTTTGGGCGAAGGGGGAACTTGCACTTTATCAGATTTCCAACCCATGACCTGCCTACTTTTATCCAAATGGGGAGAGATAAAAATTTCTCAACATTACACACGGTGCTATGTGCTACTGGAGGTGGTGCTTACAAGTTTGAAAAAGATTTTCGCATG attggAAACCTCCAGCTGCACAAACTGGATGAACTTGACTGCCTTGTAAAGGGCTTGCTATATATAGATTCTGTCAGTTTTAATGGGCAGGCAGAATGCTATTATTTTAGCAATGCCTCAGAACCTGAAAGATGCCAAAAGATGCCTTTTAACTTAGATGACCCATATCCACTACTGGTCGTGAACATTGGTTCTGGAGTTAGTATTTTAGCTGTCCATTCCAAAGACAACTATAAGCGAGTTACTGGAACCAG cCTGGGAGGTGGCACATTTCTGGGCTTATGCAGTTTACTCACTGGCTGTGAAAGTTTTGAAGAAGCTCTTGAAATGGCTTCCAAAGGTGATAGCACCCATGCTGATAAATTGGTCCGTGATATTTATGGAGGAGATTATGAAAGATTTGGCTTGCCAGGGTGGGCTGTAGCATCTAG CTTTGGGAACATGATCtataaggagaagagagaatccGTTAGTAAAGAAGATCTAGCAAGAGCTACTTTAGTTACTATCACCAATAACATTGGTTCTATAGCAAGGATGTGTGCTGTTAATGAG aaaataaATAGAGTTGTCTTTGTTGGAAACTTTCTACGTGTCAATACCCTATCAATGAAACTTTTGGCATATGCATTGGATTATTGGTCCAAAGGCCAGTTGAAGGCATTGTTTCTAGAACATGAG GGATACTTTGGAGCAGTTGGTGCTCTCCTGGGGCTGCCAAATTTCAGCTAA